A genome region from Meriones unguiculatus strain TT.TT164.6M chromosome 19, Bangor_MerUng_6.1, whole genome shotgun sequence includes the following:
- the Barx1 gene encoding homeobox protein BarH-like 1, translating to MQRPGEPGAARFGPPEGCADHRPHRYRSFMIEEILTEPPGPKGAAPAAAAAAAGELLKFGVQALLAARPFHSHLAVLKAEQAAVFKFPLAPLGCSGLGSALLATGPGMPGAAGAPHLPLELQLRGKLEAAASGEAGAKAKKGRRSRTVFTELQLMGLEKRFEKQKYLSTPDRIDLAESLGLSQLQVKTWYQNRRMKWKKIVLQGGGLESPTKPKGRPKKNSIPTSEQLTEQERAKEAEKPAETPGEARED from the exons ATGCAACGGCCTGGGGAGCCGGGCGCCGCGCGCTTCGGGCCGCCCGAGGGCTGTGCCGACCATCGGCCGCACCGCTACCGCAGCTTCATGATCGAAGAGATCCTCACCGAGCCCCCCGGGCCCAAGGGCGCggcgcccgccgccgccgccgccgccgcgggcgAGCTGCTCAAGTTCGGCGTGCAGGCGCTGCTGGCCGCGCGGCCCTTCCACAGCCACCTGG cGGTGCTCAAGGCAGAGCAAGCAGCGGTGTTCAAGTTCCCACTGGCACCGCTCGGCTGTTCGGGGCTGGGCTCAGCGCTGCTGGCCACGGGGCCCGGGATGCCCGGGGCCGCGGGCGCCCCGCACCTGCCGCTGGAGCTGCAGCTCCGCGGGAAGCTGGAAGCCGCCGCCTCCGGGGAAGCTGGCGCGAAAGCCAAGAAGGGCCGCCGGAGCCGCACGGTGTTCACCGAGCTGCAGCTGATGGGCCTGGAGAAGCGCTTCGAGAAGCAGAAGTACCTCTCCACCCCCGACAG AATAGATCTCGCGGAGTCCCTGGGCCTGAGCCAGCTGCAGGTGAAGACCTGGTACCAAAACCGGAGGATGAAGTGGAAGAAAATA GTGCTGCAGGGCGGCGGCCTGGAGTCCCCCACCAAGCCCAAGGGGCGGCCCAAGAAGAACTCCATCCCCACGAGCGAGCAGCTCACGGAGCAGGAGCGCGCCAAGGAGGCGGAGAAGCCCGCGGAGACGCCGGGCGAGGCCCGCGAGGACTGA